The following is a genomic window from Aphis gossypii isolate Hap1 chromosome X, ASM2018417v2, whole genome shotgun sequence.
CTCAGAAGTtgttaacattaaaacatttaaaaaagggctataaaaaattatattacctaatggttaaaaattaattaaaatttacaaattatttattaccaattacaaagtacgaattattattgcaatattgcattatacaattaaagcATGTTTGATGTTGTCAAAATTAAACGAACAGTAATTATCAgacagtaaatatttatattatgaaaaattactcTCCGTATCCACTGGAGTCACTAAGAAATCACTTGTTTGAAGCTTCTTCGccatttagaatttttaaaattattaaattatttaaaatccagtatttgtttttaaatacagctatctatttatttttaatttatttaatttttaactgtagctaattcaattttaatctcaatatcttttttaaaattgtatttattttgctaGTAATGTATTACTAGAATTAGTTAGAAATTTAACAATCATcactgcaaaattaaaataaagtataaaaattgaaattttattatgctgATTTTGCctttttttcttgaataatttgattttttttagtacatgtttgtgattcatattttataaatttataaatacctatgtaaatcTCATCTTTATAgttacaactattataatttataagttgcatgcaatacaaatacaatagtCATGTGCATAAATACCATTTTCTtagttttcttattataatctgataatatttagtttttttcccATGTAGCATTTTTCATTAGTTctgtttattaagtataataataatattaattttatttgtttttattattttatttataaatttataataatacttagttTAAAACATGGCATATTACTATTCATTAAGAATTCTAGAACATTTGTATAGTTcttcttttcattttttagtttttaatagaaatgcaTTGTggataattagtaatattagaaatattagttAGTGaggtataatacttatatattaaaatagagtAATATTGCTTTTAAGTAAGAGtaagaaatttttaataggaatatacctaatttaaaaaaaagatatagtattaaaacataaaaatgatattcctttagcatattttaattaaaagttgtattaaacacttacatcaaaatatgtaaaaattacaattaataatatactacagtatatatctattaataaatataatataatattaaataataggtaaacttcaaataataattacttatgtaTGGTTTTTACttgcataataaaattgcaCTGAAGTAACtaggattataaaataacaatttatattaaaaaataaaaaaactatattcctttatgttttcttttaattaaaaaacaaaaaattgaaaatgttcaaaaaaatttcctgggtaccataatattaaaattaatcataaattaatctcacaatttacaaaatatgataaataagtaaaatattctcaaatatgcaaaaaaaaacatttagctattattaaatgaattaaaaacttatattatttttagattctgaatatGATCCAAGTCAACAAATTTTACTGGCttgtataaatagtaataatagtttaaatgatATTGCAAAACTGCGAGAAGAATTAAAAACGTTAACAGCAGAAGTCAattcaaaaagaaaagaatTGAGTTTAATTTCTATCAATGAAgaaggattaaaaaaaaatattaaacatttagaagacattatatcaataaaggTTAATTTGGATAATATGTgataccatttattttttttaatagctattgcatgaatgattttaattttaatttatttaggaaAATTTTGTTCGCGAAACTGCTAACTATGCAGAAATCAGATGTAATGCAAAACATAAAGTTCAAAAAGAATAttgtagaatattaaaaaaatataataaaatcttaaatgagTTGGACAAGTCaaataaaatgacaaaaacaAATTCTAGTAACGGAACCAACAAACATTCAGATTATGGAGAACGAGTGAATGAAAAAGTTTTACGATATGaagctaaaattaaaaaaatggatgACGTAATAAAAATTGCTAGTGATAGTAAAGaaaagtatgtaaaatattaaattgtactattaattcattaaattaaatactaatggattttattttcagattaCTACAATATCAAGCTGCTTTACAAACTTCCAATGatcgtttgaaaatattttatgaccaattaactaatatattaaaaaataaacaaagaatttcattaatattgataGAAAATGGTAAAcgaattaatcaattaaaaatgtatttatctaaTCTGGgagtaagtaaaatttttttatatgtttgataatattcacttgaaaatgataattgattttaattttaaatataggttataTCAAGTATTGAAAAAAGTAGAGTTCACACTTcttcaaatttaattgaaaatgacaatttaaaaagaGAATTTTTAGAATTGCGAGATATGAGGACTGCAGTTTTAAGTTCAAGGCCTAAAGGGATGTTCAATCCAAAGTATcaaaaggtttttattttatacatttttttttttttattcaagctgatatattttcaaaatttaatctaatactTTTAGAGTTTCTAAATAGGAAATTAGTTTTTCCACTAAAATACCTGGcttttagaagaaaaaaaagattgtttaatatgataatttatattcatctaTTCTAATAGACCAGCAAAATGTTCATGAAACTTGTGTTAcagaatgttttaaaaatattaaataaaaaatagatttatttatatttataatattataatataataattaaaaataaaatataatagttactaaattaataaataatttataatgataaggCACAAAACATTTCTTACACGtggctattttattattaatttttcattttgtttagtATAGTCAGAAGTAGGGCATCTACTTATAGAATTGATCTTCTgcataatttaagattttttcttgatttcaattgttttttgacaatttatatAGGAAagcttttaatatatacaattaatagttGGTAAAATTTATCGACTTTTCCCATAAAAGCATTTTAACCAGACATTGATTCTGAACCTGATGTCTGTAAAatacctttattattaatatttaatatatttttctatttcaatactattatgcatattgcttattgtatttacaatatttctacAGCGGTAAAGAATAGTTCCTATTGAttgatttttctatatttattaccaaaaTTATCTTCAATATCATTTACtcctaaatcaaaaatttcaatttgatCATCAGGAAATTGGATTGAGATAattgatcaatattatattgttacatttcactaagataaatttataaatatataattaatcatgtacgtttatttattatatatgttatgggTAACGTTAACATTTGGATAATGTTGACATTAGTCATCTATTATCATTACCCgccatgaatattattaaatgttggctattgttaacattatagacttataatataaagaccgCGCATTAGGCTGGTTTTGTGTAGAATACCTTGAAGCCAACATATGTGCGAGAGAGATCATTGCCATGATAATGTATTGAGAGAGAAAGACTCTGACATTACTTTTTCAAGGAGCTTATAACCAATCTATCCATTGATAACAATGcctaattagtatattataaattcttataatatccCTGAAAAAGTAATGTCTGATTTTGTCTCTCTCGCACATAAGTTGGTTTCAATACATTTCACTAATGCGcgatctatatattataagtctatGGTTAACATTAACcggataatatgatattagcCAAGCACTTTTGGATAATGTCTTAACagccataaaaatgtatcatgcatgagataaaatcatttaaaattattaacaatgttcaatatatttaagatacaattagtaattatcataaaatacataatatttttatatgagcttatttttcatttttaataacctaacctaccaatgatacaatattaaattttattttaatatgttttaaattttttcttgaattattattttaagtatagaatttaagtgttaatatgttatcatttattattatgtcatggCATGTTCCCATGACATTTTGAATTGTAGAAAATGCTAGatgatttacatttacatCGAGTGGTATCACATATTTTTCTCTTACGTGAACACCTTTTGTATCCTTGACCCCCATCATCTGCATATTAGACTCACAATTCTCCTCAATAATTTTTGCACATGAATCATCTTATCAAGAGGTATTAAAGATAACAGATAAACACCAAACTGATTTCTGGTGTATAACTGTGGCAGTAGCAAAGTACCATATTTATTgccaaattcataatattggcCATCCTGAATAGACACAAATGCAATTATAATGCTTCTTGGATCTGCTTGTCTTCTGTCAAAATTCGGTACAGAGACTCTCACACTGAATCTAATGTTACTTGAGGAAACTTATGAATagacctaaatattatactcaacaGTCCGAtgctttattattgtatagaatgctaacaaaaactattcttcatttaataaacaacttTTAACATTATCCTATATTGACTGATTTAGATTAACATTATCtggataatattgatatttcatgtttgtatgtatgtatgtgtgtgtattatcaaaaacgtattattcataattgtgaaataattgaatcattaaaaatgaagATTCATTAGATTATCTCAAATAACAGTATTAGATGTTCTTAAAACagaaatacatttatgaaaaaaatctgaatatttccttttaaaattttaatagaaccATGAAACTACTATTTCAAtcttaatatgtatgtatttattatatacaaattatattactgaattaaaaataaaaataaatagttgaattgtactattcaaaaatatctatGATCCATcttgttgtattaataatattaataatattagtttaaacacattttaatttaattatttatgaataagtttttaccatattaacaaaaaaaaaaatggtttttaccTACCAATTTTGCAATGATTCACCAAAACATTGTTTGCAaatctttaataaattcatgacATACTGGAGAATAATGACTAAAAAAGCATAAATGGGTGTGGTGTCCTTATAAACTaatgtagtatattaaattatataaatttgtacttttgtttttaaggaAGATAGTTTATCCAAAGAAGatatacgaaaatatttagaaaatgatGAAGCAATTGATACAATAGACTTTTTAacagaattgaaaaataataaagtgtctaataatgaaacaaatttattaaaatatgttcaaacggtaattagtaatatagttcttggatattatgtatattttttaattaattatctactaATATCTGTACAGAATTCAAATGAATCCAAAATGTTCTGGAAATGTCTATCAACTTTAAGTAAAGATGAAATGAAAAAGTTGTTGgtacactattttataaaagttgtgGATTTAAAAGAATCTGGACGAGAAAATGATGAACTAATATCTAAACTAGATGTGAGtgaatttatatcattaaatccTCATAAAGTGAAACAatttagtttttcttttttatctactataaatacataatacatgaaattatatttacaggaAAATAATGATAGGCAGAGACATAATATTGCTTCAATCAATAACGATTATCAAGAATTTCATTTGTCAATTGAGAAAAAATttacatcattaaaaaaatattatcaaagaaAAGTTGATACATTATTTCAAGTTGTACAAGAGGAAAAAAATGCTATCactatgtttaaaatgaaacaaGAAATCTCCTCActcaaaaagaaaataattgaattagaaAAATCTCAAAcaggttaatataataatttaaatataacatggatatttatttttatgaattaattttattgtagttaaagcTAAAGGGCCTTCAATAATTCAAGAACCCCATGTCTGTTTAGATCATTTAGAAGCGTCAAAATCAGAGGCAGAAACCGTGTCTTCTGCCAAAGTAACATATCACAAAAACAAGCTgaagatacaaaaaaataaatctaaattaacttagacatagaaatttaaatacaaaataagttgTTGTTATTCCAACTAATATGTGTAAATGTATCTAGACTTAACCTttctaaacttaataatatataagtcttaaatattaatttatatttgcctATTTTTATGTGCTAACAAATTTGGGTATGtgttttttatagtttcagatataaaatgtattacagaaaattaaataatttaacttgctgtttattaaatgtttttattaattgtgtatttcGATAACTAAATGATAATTGTATCGTGTTTTCCAGTTACTAATCAACTATACAGGAgtcataatgaatattatgaagcACGAGTTCAGCATGTTGCATTGTTGCATGTTCCAAGGCTCTTTTTAATTTGCTTTAGCGACATGGAATttacattatgttataaatataagaatgataaaatgtatagataacataacaaaaatagttgataattataatgatgacatttatacatgtaaatggaaaaggttttattttaattaattaattctattcATACTAGaagtatttacttaaaacaGTAGTTTTCATAAGCTCTGTTTTTGGAGCTGTAAAGATACAAAAGATAGTTTTGAATGACACTAACCTTATCACTGTTGCGTTATGCTAATGAGTAAGAAAACTTGCATGATCTATTTTGTATATTCACCCCTCTTTAGTAttctctattattattattattattactatttacgtATTCATACTCTTTTGTTTTTGCTTATTGCTatcatatgtttatatatattttttatcactttgTATTTTCTTATGCACTCAACttcttattattgttatttttattagagaaGGGCAGAAGATCCATAGAGTTTAAGTGCCTATCATGTATCACATATCTACACTATAGGCCAGTCAGACCCTaagtaaaatctattatttactaaaaaaaataattcttagtacaagtaattttgttttacgaAAATATGATATGTTCCGAACATAGGGGGGAAAGGGTATTgagaacaattataaatgtcaaCATAATCACATACACAGTAACCTCAAGGGGTATccattctttaattttatatgtttttcttgtacaaaaatctatttttgttaattgatTATTCATGTACATCTTTACTTTTGTGTAATTATGActattggtatttatttatatgttgtttttatttttcttcattatctctcttctaataaaaattatacatgcttgcagaataaaataactgaattattatttattaccatatatctatattttagtatattgtattcagtcttataatttgttatgattatcaattttatagtatttgaaaCAATTGATTGAacgtttcaaataatattggggttaaaaaaaaattttacattatcttttattatttgttttattttaatataatatttagattaaaagaTGAATtagagataattaaaaaaaaaaaaaaatgaggaacttcttaaaataaatggtgatttaagaaaattagttATTGAACAAAATCAATAGATTACTCTGGAGGCATGTaggtttgaaaaataagtttaaaaacacTTTATCAACTATGTTTTGACcacattaaattgaaataatattaaacaaaaaaaaagtgaccaAATGGGAACCAGAAAATATTGCATTGGCTATGATTGCAAAGTTTATCACCAAAGTGTTATAGATATCTAAGAGATAAATTGGAGTTTCTATTACCAGGTATTATAGGAGTTTCttgcttaaatatatatgttaaatgtcaatgatatgtaaataaatacatattttttatttagtatatcaatttattttttaaatcaatagatTTGTGTACAATAACTTTccttagaatctaaaaaatactatgttttaaaacaatgtgTGTAAAATGATGATGTTTGGTTTATTAACACTAAGACGGTGGGCAGGAAAGTTTAATATGGACAGTGGTATTTTGAAAGATGTTcttatacttttgaaaaatatctagGG
Proteins encoded in this region:
- the LOC114120324 gene encoding nuclease SbcCD subunit C-like isoform X1 — translated: MGINIENILNDIKFDQKLISVFDTYNKYINYRFDYLIRTSITQTPDELNHDVDYSEYDPSQQILLACINSNNSLNDIAKLREELKTLTAEVNSKRKELSLISINEEGLKKNIKHLEDIISIKENFVRETANYAEIRCNAKHKVQKEYCRILKKYNKILNELDKSNKMTKTNSSNGTNKHSDYGERVNEKVLRYEAKIKKMDDVIKIASDSKEKLLQYQAALQTSNDRLKIFYDQLTNILKNKQRISLILIENGKRINQLKMYLSNLGVISSIEKSRVHTSSNLIENDNLKREFLELRDMRTAVLSSRPKGMFNPKYQKEDSLSKEDIRKYLENDEAIDTIDFLTELKNNKVSNNETNLLKYVQTNSNESKMFWKCLSTLSKDEMKKLLVHYFIKVVDLKESGRENDELISKLDENNDRQRHNIASINNDYQEFHLSIEKKFTSLKKYYQRKVDTLFQVVQEEKNAITMFKMKQEISSLKKKIIELEKSQTVKAKGPSIIQEPHVCLDHLEASKSEAETVSSAKVTYHKNKLKIQKNKSKLT
- the LOC114120324 gene encoding nuclease SbcCD subunit C-like isoform X2, whose protein sequence is MGINIENILNDIKFDQKLISVFDTYNKYINYRFDYLIRTSITQTPDELNHDVDYSEYDPSQQILLACINSNNSLNDIAKLREELKTLTAEVNSKRKELSLISINEEGLKKNIKHLEDIISIKENFVRETANYAEIRCNAKHKVQKEYCRILKKYNKILNELDKSNKMTKTNSSNGTNKHSDYGERVNEKVLRYEAKIKKMDDVIKIASDSKEKLLQYQAALQTSNDRLKIFYDQLTNILKNKQRISLILIENGKRINQLKMYLSNLGVISSIEKSRVHTSSNLIENDNLKREFLELRDMRTAVLSSRPKGMFNPKYQKEDSLSKEDIRKYLENDEAIDTIDFLTELKNNKVSNNETNLLKYVQTNSNESKMFWKCLSTLSKDEMKKLLVHYFIKVVDLKESGRENDELISKLDENNDRQRHNIASINNDYQEFHLSIEKKFTSLKKYYQRKVDTLFQVVQEEKNAITMFKMKQEISSLKKKIIELEKSQTDHLEASKSEAETVSSAKVTYHKNKLKIQKNKSKLT